GGGGAACCTCAATTAGACGAATTAAAAAAAGTAATCGCAATTGTTGGAATAGTACAAGACATTACAGAGCGCAAAAAAGCTGAAATAAAGCTGGCACAGGTTCTACATGACCATGAAATACTTCTCAAGAATGATCCTTCTTTTATTATTTACAAAGACACAAAAAATAATATTATAAAGATAAACGATACCGCAGCAAAAATGAGCAATTTGCCTAAGGAAAAAATAGAAGGCAAACCATCTGCAGAAATTTATCCGGCAATGGCAGATAAGTATTACGCAGATGATAAAAAAATAATGAAAAGCGGTGAACCTAAGCTTGGTATAATCGAGAAATTACCGGCAGCAGACGGGTCAATCAAGTGGTTGCTTACCAATAAGGTTCCTGTAAAAAATGATGATGAAAATGTTATTGGAATTGCCCTGTTCTCAACGGATATCACCGATCTTAAACAGACCCAGGATGTGTTGAAAGAGAGTGAGGAACGGTTTACGATCGCTATGAATGCATCTCGTGATGGGCTTTATGATTGGGATTTGATATCTAATGAGATTTATTATTCGCCGGGATGGAAAAGTATACTTGGTTATGAAGATAATGAGTTGCCTAATGACTTTAGTGTTTGGGAGAAGCTAACCCGTCCTGAAGATGTTGAAAGAGCATGGAAAATGCAACAAGACCTGATCAATAAAAAGCTGGGGCGGTTTGAGATGGAGTTTAAGATGATGCACAAAAAAGGTCATTGGGTTGATATTCTGTCCCGTGCAGAAGCTGTATTTGATGGTGAAAAGGCAATCAGAATAGTCGGCACACACCAGGACATTACCGAACGCAAAAAAGCAGAACAAAAAATAACGCAAAGTGAGACCAGACTTTCAAATTTAATGAGTAATTTGCCAGGGATGGCCTATACATGTAAATATGACCAGGATTGGACAATGTTATTTGTAAATGACGCGAGTGTACAACTCACTGGTTATAAGCCTGTTCAGCTAATCAATAATTCAGAAATCTCTTATAATGATCTAATTCATCCGGATGATAGAATAAAAGTACGTAATTCTATTGATGATTCTTTAAGGATAGGTAAGCATTTTGAACTGGAATACCGCATTACTTCTGCTGATGGAAAGGAAAAATGGGTTTGGGAGAAAGGTATAAGGAGTGGTAAATTTGACGATGGTACAATCCTTTTAGAAGGTGTAATCCATGATATTACAGTTAGGAAACAAGGGGAATTAGAAATAAAAAAATTAACGGCTGCGCTGGAGCAAAGCCCTGTATCAATTGTAATTACAAGCAGTGACGGGACTACGGAATATGTTAACCCTAAGTATTGCGAATTAACGGGTTATACTTCCGAGGAGGCGATTGGTAAAATGCCTTCAATATTAAAATCAGGAAAACATACACAAGCGTTTTATTCGGAATTATGGAATACAATAAATTCGGGCAATATCTGGAGTGGTCAGTTTCAAAATAGAAAAAAGAATGGTGAGTTATTTTGGGAAGATGCCACAATTGGGCCGATTTTGAATAAAGAAGGTAATATAACCCATTTTGTTTCCATGAAAGAAGATATTACCGAACGGATCATATTACAGGAACAATTTCAACAAGCTCAAAAAATGGAATCTGTGGCAAGATTAGCCGGTGGTGTAGCACATGATTTCAACAATATGCTTGCGGTTATTTTGGGCTATTCTGAGATGGCCCTTTCCGAATTGGAACCAGGTAACAAATTATATAATGATATAAAACAAATTAATAGTGCCGGTCAGCGCTCAGCAGATTTAACAACACAACTTCTTGCCTTTTCACGCAAGCAGACAATCGCTCCAAAACTTTTAAATTTAAATGATTGTGTTACAGGAATGCTTAAAATGTTGGGACGACTAATTGGTGAAGATATAGAACTCTCTTGGGAACCCGGAAAAGATATTTGGCCTGTGAAAATGGACCCAAGCCAGGTCGACCAGGTTCTTGCCAATTTATGCATTAATGCAAGAGATGCGATTTCTGGTGTGGGTAGAATTACAATAAAAACAAAAAATGTTACTTTTGATAAGGAGTATAGTATCCTTCACAGTTTTGCTGAGGCGGGTGACTATATTTCAATATCGGTTTATGATAATGGGTGTGGGATGGATAAAGAAACCAGTGCAAAGATATTTGAGCCGTTTTTTACAACAAAAGGGGTTGGAAAGGGAACAGGTTTGGGCTTGGCAACAGTTTACGGTGTTGTAAAGCAAAATGAAGGATTAATAAATGTTTATTCTGAACCTGGCCAGGGTACAAATTTTAACTTGTATTTCCCGAAGTATAAAGGTGGGGATGTAGGCATTGAAGAAGATGAAGGGAAAGAAATTCCAAAAGGTAACAAAGAAGTAATTATCCTCGTTGAAGATGAGCAAACTATTCTAAAAATGACGGAGTCAATGCTGGAAAATCTAAATTATACTGTAGTGGCAGTGAACTCTCCCGAAGAAGTGTTAGAATTAGTTATAAAATATGATATTAAAATTGATTTGCTTCTAACTGATGTTGTGATGCCTAAAATGAATGGAAAAGAATTAGCGTCTGAATTGACAAAACATCAATCAGCTTTGAAAGTTCTTTTTATGTCTGGGTATACTTCAGAGATTATTACAAATCGCGGAGTTTTGGATGAAGGTGTTAATTTTATAAGTAAGCCATTTTCAAGATCTGATATTGCCATAAAAATAAAAGAAGTATTGGCATAAAAGTGCCTGTTAATATTCCCGCTTTTATAATACTATAAATTATTAACGGCAGATTCTAAAATTGACCAGCTAAATCCACGGCCAATCCCAAATTGAATCAGTTTTTGCTTTCTTTTTTGCGGATTGCTTTCTTTCAGTTTTTGGTTTTTTTTGGTTATAATTTCCACAGATATTTCAATTTGAAGTCCTTCCGGAAACAATTCCTGTAAAGCCAATTCAATATCTGGCGTAAACGCTCCTTTCTCAGCCAGCTTTTTTTTAATTAACATGGGGCCGCTTTTTCGTTGCCGGATTGAATCATTTATATAAAGCCTGATAAATTCAAAATCATTTATATAGTTTTTTTGCTGTAAATGATCCATGGCCTGATTGATGATATCAACAGCAAACTGTTTAGTATAAAGCTTGCGGAACAATTCTTTTTTTAAATGTTGCCGGCGTTGAAGGTAGGAATAAGCTTGATGCAAACACTGATTTACCTGGTTAAAAAATATGATTTTTTGAAATTCATTTTTAGAATAAACCGCACCTTTAACAATTGAAAAATGAACAAGTGTATCTTCGGATATTTCAATTAAGAAAGTGTCATCCTGATAAAGCGAATATGTTTTTTTTCGTGGGTTTTCAAACTCAATGCGGGAGATGGTTATAGTATCATGCATAAATAAATACATAACGATTCCATCACTTTGAGCGATGGAATCGGTTGATGCGAATTATATTTTCTTTTCTTCTGTTTTTTCTTCAACCACTTCTGGTCCAAGACCCAGTTTCGGTTTTAGCTCAAGTAGAATATTTTCCATAATATCCGGATTTTCTTTAAAGAAACGTTTTACATTTTCACGGCCTTGGCCAAGACGTGTTTCTTTGTAGGAAAACCAGGTTCCGGATTTATCGACAATCCTGTTATCAACAGCTTTATCTAAAATATCACCTTCACGTGAAATACCCAAAGAATACATAATATCAAATTCTGCTTCACGAAAGGGCGGCGCTAGCTTATTTTTTACAACTTTAACTTTAGTACGATTCCCCATGGCCTCGTTGGCTTCTTTTATAGTTGCGATTCGGCGGATATCCATGCGAATAGAAGTGTAAAATTTTAAAGCGCGACCACCGGTAGTGGTTTCAGGGTTTCCAAACATAACTCCAATTTTTTCGCGGATTTGATTTATAAAAATAACAGCAGTATCAGATTTGCTTACAGTGCCTGTTAGTTTTCTTAAAGCCTGTGACATTAATCTTGCCTGTAAACCCATGTGCGAGTCTCCCATATCGCCTTCAATTTCTGCTTTTGGGACAAGTGCTGCAACAGAGTCAATTACAATTATATTTAAAGCACCGCTTCGCACAAGTGTTTCAACAATTTCCAAAGCCTGTTCTCCATTATCCGGCTGGCTGACCAGCAAATTAGTTGTATCAACTCCCAGCTTTTTTGCATAGATCGGATCAAGGGCATGTTCAGCATCTACAAAGGCCGCCAGGCCACCATTTTTTTGAGCTTCAGCAACACAATGTAAAGCCAAAGTCGTTTTACCACTAGATTCAGGGCCATAAATTTCGGTAATTCGTCCAACGGGAACACCGCCAACTCCAAGTGCCGCATCCAGGGAAATAGAACCTGTTGAGATAACATCAACTTTCACTTTCGCCTGATCGCCCAGTTTCATTATTGAACCTTTTCCAAACTGGCGCTCAATTTGGGTAACTGCTACATCTACAGCTTTTTCTTTATCAAGATTGGTACTCATCTTTTCTCCAAAATTTTAATTTGTCATCTTAAAATGTTACGGTATGACGGTTAATACTTTATCTGCAAGTTTGTTGGATGACGGAAAATGTAATACAAAATTATTTACAGCGCAATGAAAATCTTTGTACGGGCGTATACCTTGCTCCGCTGGAAGATAATTGGCTGCTCATAAGTGTTATTTCCTGTACCGGAATTGAAATATTAGAAAAAGTATGATCTAATAAAAATTGTTGTTCATCTAAATGAAGGGCTGTTTTTTTTATTCGAGCAAGGGTAATATGCGGACTAAATTTCCGTTTCTCTTTTTCTATGCCAACTCGAGAAAGATTGTTTTCAGTAATGTCAAAGCATTTTACTAAAGGTGAGGAAAAGTTCAATCCTAAATAATAAACACGTGCTTTGCTGGGGTTTGGAAAAAATCCTGTTATCGAAGTTTTTATGTCAAAGCTATCTATTGTTAAAAAAGCAGTATTTAATGCAGATTCGATTTTTCGTTGTAGAGTTGCTTCAGTTTCACCAAAAAATTTTAAAGTTATGTGCAATGCCGGTTTTTTTATCCATTTTAAATCAGGATAGATTTCACTTAATTGCAAAATGTTATCATTTAAAGATTGCTTTATTGCATCAGGAAAATCAATCGCTAAAAATAACCGCATAATTATTATAATTAAATTTTCTCAGTTGATTAATAAATGCTTAATTTAAACGAGCAACCGTCGTAACATTTCCATACCCGTCATGGCACCGCGCATTTTATTAATACGACGCTCTGTACCAAAATTAAACTGGCGTACAAATTCTTTTTCTTTATAGCGGGCAGCAACAAAACAAAGACCCACAGGTTTCTCTTTACTTCCACCATCCGGGCCGGCAATTCCTGTTGTAGAAATGGCGCAATCACTGTTAAATCTTTTTTGAATACCGCGTACCATTTCCAGGGCAGTTTGTTCACTAACAGCACCAAACTTTTGCAGAGTTTCCTGGCTCACTTCGGTAAATTCTACTTTGGACTCATTGCTATATGTAACAATTCCACCATTATAAATTGCCGAGCTTCCCGGAACATCTGTTATCCAATCCTGGATTAAACCGCCGGTAAAACTTTCTACAATTGCCAGGGTCAGTTTTTTGCTGGAAAGCATTTCGACCATAACTTGTTCTATGTTGCGTTCATCATTTGTAAAGATATATTTCTGAGCTTTAATTCGGATTCTCTCTATAAATCCATGCCAGTTTTTTTCAATTCCCGAATCAGTCACCATAAGCCGGAACCGCATATCAACCCCAATTTGTTTTGGCAGAAATGCAACTGGGAATTGTGGATATGCTTCAATTTCAGCTTTCAAAATATCATATAACTTTGATTCGGGGACGCCGGTTGTGCGCATGATTTCTGTTTTAATTTTGGGAAGATCAAACTTTGTTTTTAAAAACGGGATAAAATGATTTGTGACCATTGCTTTCATTTCGCGAGGGACACCCGGCATAAATGAAAACCAGCTTCCATCCCTTTTCAGAATTAGCCCCGGCGCCGTACCAATTGGATTTGAGATTATCTGTGCATCCACTGGTACCAAAGCCTGGCCCCGGTTAATTTCCAAAAACTTTTCGCTTCGGTTACGATCATGTATAAATTTTTTAAGGTCTTTTAAAACCGAATGGCTTTGGTGAAGTTTGGTATCAAAATAGGTACAGATTGTTGCTTTTGTAATATCATCCGGTGTTTGGCCAAGGCCGCCTGTTGTCATCACAATATTAGCGCGCTGATTTGCTTTTTGAAGTGCATCGAATATTTCATCCGGCTCATCAGCGATTGTTGTAATCCACTTTACCGAAATCCCGATATCCTTTAATTGCTGTGAAATGAAGGTTACGTTTGTATTTACAGTATATCCGGCCAACAATTCATTCCCAATTGAAATTAATTCTGCACTAATTTCACTCATCTAAAAACTCCATAATATATTAGGACCTGCAAAATTATATTTGCATAAATCCCTGCCAAAACATCATCCAGCATTATGCCCCAACCAGATTTGAATTCTTGCAATCTATTTATGCCCAAAGGTTTGAGGATATCAAAAAAGCGAAACAGGATAAATCCGGAAATAATTATTATGACGGTACTTTCTGGAAGAAGAAGAAAGGTAATCCATTGGCCTGCAAATTCATCGATAACCACAAAACCGGGATCTTTACCAGAATGTTTTTCTACTTGGTCGCTAAAAACAATGCCTAAAATAAAAGCCGCAATTATTCCGATTGTTAATGCATAAACCTCAGGATTTATCAAGAAATAGAGCAGGGCGGCAATTGCGCTGGCAAAAGTACCGGGGGCTTTTGGGAAATAGCCTATCCCGCCGACTGAGCCAATCGCAAAGGCAAAAAGATTCTTTTCTTTTTTGTCCTTTTCTAAGTGTGCCATTTTTTAGTCAATCGTTTAAAAATCTCATTTATATGAGAGCGATTATACATAATATAATGTATTCCGCTTGCTGCAGTTAATACTGTAACAATAGCACCAATAATAGTTGGCCACATAATCCAGTCAGTCCAGGAATAAGAAAGGGTAATATCGGGGAGCATAGGAAAGGTTAGATAAAAAATCATTAACAAAACAAATCCCATTTGAATAAAAGTTTTTGTTTTAGCAAATGAACTCGTGATAATGACTTTTCCTCTATGCAGAGCATACATTCTTAAGGCAGTGATTAAAATATCACGAACAACGATAATAATGACCATCCACAAATATAAATAATCTTTATAGGCAAAAATAAACAAAGCGCTTGACACAAGAATCTTATCTGCAATAGGATCAAGAAATTGTCCAAGCCGTGTTGTATGATTTATTTTTCGGGCTATATAACCATCGAGCCAATCTGTAAATGAGGCAAAAAAATAAATTATTGTAGCTAAGATCCGCGCGTTTTGTGTTTCCTGTAGAAAATAGTATATAAAGAAAGGTGTTAATACAATTCTAAGTAAAGTTAAAAGCGTAGGAATTTTTTGGATCATATTAATACAGAAATTTTTTACTGTAAGCTGAATGTTTTAAAATTAAAATAAGCTAAAGAACAAAATTACAAATTTAGCCCTATATATAAAAATATTAAATATCATGCCGACAGTAGTAGAATTGTGGTTAATAGTATTTTATATGATGAGATGCATAAATCTTGTGAATTATGTATAAAAGAATGAATAACTCTGATGAAATAATTTTTGTGAATGATATTTCAATGTCTTAAATTATCAGATTATGTGAAATAATTATTTTTACTAATCTTATTTCTTTAGAAAGGTTAAAAAAAATATCTCTTTCAAATTGAATTACTATAGAAACTATATCATAAATATAACTCAAAAGTAGGACGTTGTATGGCAGAGTTTAAATTAAAAAAAGGTTTTGATATTAAGGTTGCGGGTAAAGCCGATTTGGAGCTTACCGATTTAGGTGCTCCTAAAAAAGTTGCATTGCAGCCGACTGATTTTCGTGGATACAAACCAAAGCTTGAAGTTGAGGTTGGTTCCCAGGTGAAAAAAGGTTCACCTCTTTTCCATTTAAAAAGTAATGAAGCGATTAAGTTTGTTTCTCCTGTAAGTGGAAAAGTTGTAGAAATAAACCGTGGTGAGAGGCGTGCTATTGTAGAAGTGGTTGTAGAAAACGACTCTAAAGATGAGGCGCTTAAATTTGATACTTTTTCTGATTCAACAACAAAAGAGCAAATAATTGATACCATGTCAAAAGGTGGTATGTGGCCTTTGGTTCGTCAACGCCCGTTTAGCAAAATTGCAAATCCGGCAGATACACCTCGTGATATTTTTATTTCAGGAATGGATACTGCTCCGCTTGCTGCTGATATGAAATTTATTATGCAGGGTCTTGAAAAAGATTTTCAGCTTGGTGTAAATATTATTTCAAAATTAACTGAAGGTAAAATCTATTTAAGTACAGAAAGCGGTGCGGAAGGTATACCTGCATTTCAGAATGTAATTAATGTAGAAAAAAATACTTTTTCCGGACCACATCCGGCAGGTAATGTGGGTGTTCAAATTCACCATATTAAACCGGTAAAAAGAGACATTGTTTGGTATGTCCAGCCTTATGCAGTTGCTATGATTGGTCAGTTTTTCCGTACAGGTGAATACGCATCAGAAAGAATTGTTGCCATTGCAGGACATGCATTAAAGAAAAAGCAATATTTTAAAACAATTTTAGGTGTACCGGTTGCTTCTCTAATAACTGAGGCAAACCTGGCCCATCCGGATTGCCGTTTAATATCCGGTAACGTTTTAACAGGTCGTAAAGTTCTGCACAAAGGGTATGTCGGATATTATGACAATCTTATTTCTGTAATACCAGAGGGACCAAAGGAACGACGCCTTATCGGTTGGTATCGTCCAGGTTTTAATTTGCGGAGTCATTCAAAATCATTTTTATCTACATGGGTTAACCGTGATGAAAATGAGGTTGATACGCTTTTAAATGGTGGAGACAGAACATTTGTTATGAGCGGTGATTACGAAAATGTGCTGCCGATGGATGTCTATCCTGTATACCTTGCAAAAAGTATTATGGCCGAAGATATAGAAGAAATGGAAGGTCTTGGAATTCTTGAAGTGGACGAAGAGGATCTTGCCTTATGTAGTTATATCTGTCCATCAAAAAATGATTTTGGCAAAATTGTGCGTCAGGGCTTGGACTTAATTGAAAAAGAAGGATAGACTGACTCCAGGTCTGAGCAATAAAATATTAATCAATAAAAATTATATAACATAGGATTAGAAAATTGAAATTTTTACATGATCTTATAGAAAAACAAAAGCCTCTCTTTGACAAAGGTGGAAAGCTGGAAAAATACTTTCCAATCTTTGAGATGACGGAGACAATTTTGTTCTGGACAAATGCCCGGACAAAGTCGGGGCCACATATTAGGGGCGGTTTAGATACAAAACGGTATATGATGATGGTTGTTGTTGCCTTACTACCAATGACCTTGTTTGGAATGTACAATACCGGGCTTCAACATTTTCAAGCAGTTGGAGAAGTGGCTTCTTTTATGGATGCCTTTATGTTTGGGTTCTGGCAAGTTTTACCGCTGATAATTGTTTCTTATGCAGTTGGTGGTTTTTGGGAAGTCCTTTTTGCCATTATTCGCAAACACGAAGTGAATGAAGGTTTTCTTGTAACAGGATTATTATTTCCATTAATCTTGCCTGCAACAATGCCGTTATGGCAAGCAGCAATCGGTATTTCATTTGGTGTTGTAATTGGCAAAGAAGTATTTGGCGGAACCGGTATGAATATTCTCAATCCGGCTTTAACGGGGCGTGCCTTTTTATTCTTTGCGTATCCGGGGAAAATTTCCGGTGATAAAGTGTGGATCGCAATTGATTCTGCAAAGGACAAAGTAATTGATGGTTTTTCAGGAGCCACACCTTTGTTAGCCGCTACAAGTGCAGAAGGAAACCAGTCTGCTGCTACTGCTGTTAGCGAGGCCGGATTTTCAGTAATGGATATGTTTTATGGTTTTGTGCCGGGAAGTTGGGGAGAAACTTCAGTTCTTGCAGCTTTAATCGGAGCAGCTATATTAATAGTTACAGGTGTTGGAAGTTGGCGAATTATGTTATCCGTTGTTCTTGGTGGTATGGCCATGGGAACTTTAATGAACATGCTGGCAGGAGAAGGTTCTTCTCCGATTCTATCTTTACCGGCATATATGCATTTGTTAATGGGTGGTTTTGCATTAGGTACTGTTTTTATGGCAACAGATCCTGTATCTGCAGCACAGACTTCCACTGGTAAATGGATTTACGGATTTTTAATTGGCTTGCTTGCTGTTTTAATTCGCGCTGTTAATCCTGCGTATCCTGAAGGTATGATGCTTGCAATTTTATTCATGAACGTCTTTGCTCCTCTAATTGATTATTTTGTGGTGCAGGCAAATATTAAAAGGAGGTTAAGTCGTGCATAGTGATTTTCAAACATTTCGTTTTGCGATTATAATTACGCTTGTTTGTAGTTTGCTATTGGCAACTGCGGCAACGTTTTTAAAACCAAGACAAGTAGAAAATGTTAAACTCGATATTAAAAAGAATATTTTAAAAAGTGCCGGGATAACAGATCCAAACACTGAACTGAGCCGTGAAGATATTCAATCCCTTTATGAAAAAAACATTGCTGAAAGTGTTATTAATGACCAAGGTGCCAGTGTAGAAGGAAAAAGCCCTTCCGATATTAATCCTAAAGCAAATGAAGGATTGATGGCTCTTTACCAATGGAAAGATGGCGAAGCCGTTAAAGCTTATATAATTCCTATTTCAGGAAAAGGTTTATGGTCCACCATTTATGGTTATCTGGCGATTGAACCTGATGGAGCAACTGTTAAAGGTATTACATTTTATCAGCATGGAGAAACACCCGGTTTAGGTGGAGAAATTGAAAAAAGTTGGTTTACTGACAGCTATATCGGCAAAAGAATAATTAACCCGCAGGGTGAGTTGGTTTCAGTAACCTCTGTTCGCGGAAAAATTAAAGATAAAGTGCCTGAGAGTGAATTCTATCATAATGTAGATGGAATTAGCGGTGCCACGCTAACAACCCGTGGAGTTAACGATTTTCTTAAAGAAGACTTAGAAGCATATGAATCATATTTTAAAATTGTAAGGGAAGCGCAGAAGGAGGTAGATAATGGCTGATCAAGCAGTTGAAGTAAAACAGCCTAAAGAGGGCATGTTTTCAAAGAAAAACCTTAAAGCATTGCGCGAACCGTTAAGTTCAAACAATCCTATTACATTTCAGGTATTAGGGATTTGTTCAGCACTTGCTGTTACAGTACAAATGCGAACAGCGCTTGTAATGTCTCTTGCTGTAATGTTTGTTTTGGCTTTCTCAAACGTAAGTCTTTCAATGTTGCGTAAATTTATCCCATCAAAAATCAGGATAATTGTAGAGCTTGCAGTAATTGCAACACTTGTAATTTTGGTGGATCAAATCTTAAAAGCATATTTGTATGATATAAGTAAACAGCTAAGCGTATTTGTTGGGCTTATTATTACAAATTGTATAATTATGGGGCGCGCCGAAGCGTTTGCTCTGCAAAATAAACCCTGGCCTTCATTTTTAGATGGTTTAGGAAATGCCCTTGGTTATGGCTGGATATTAATGACGATTGCTGTTGGCAGGGAAGTACTTGGTAGTGGCAGTTTTATGGGTTTTAAAATAATTCCGGAAGCGTTTTATGCTGCGGGTTATGAAGATATGGGCTTGATGGTTCTGGCACCGGGAGCATTTATTTTGCTCGGTTTGCTTGTCTGGGTCCAAAGAACAATCACCAAAACTGTTCATGAATAATAGAGGTTTGATATGGAGCATTATTTAAGTTTATTTGTAAAAGCCGTATTTGTAGAAAATATCCTTCTTGCTTTCTTTCTTGGGATGTGTTCCTTTTTAGCAGTTTCTAAGAAGGTTGAAACATCATTAGGATTAGGGGCTGCGGTCATTTTCGTTTTGACAATAACAACACCGACAAACTGGTTTATCAACACTTATCTGTTAAAAGATGGCGCTCTTGCCTGGGCAGGATTTCCCGGTGTGGATTTAAGCTTTCTTGTTTTTATTACTTTTATTGCTGTGATTGCTGCAATGGTGCAACTTGTTGAAATGGTTTTAGATAAGTTTTCACCAAAACTATATGCGGCCCTTGGGATATTTTTACCATTAATTGCTGTAAACTGCGCAATCTTAGGTTCTTCTTTGTTTTTAGTAGAACGTGATTATACTCTGGGTGAGTCAACCGTATTTGGTTTTGGTTCCGGGGTTGGTTTCTTTTTAGCGATTGTGGCAATGTCTGCAATTCGTACAAAAATGCGTTATTCCAATGTACCTGCTGGTTTAAAAGGTCTTGGAATTACAATGTTAATTACAGGTTTAATGTCAATGGCATTTATGATTTTTGCCGGAATTCAACTATAATAACAGGTTGTCATGCTGAGGCACGAAGCATCCCCTTCGATTATTGGATTCTTCTCTATGGCTACGCAACGCTCAGAATGACACTTGTGGCGCAAGTTAAAATTAAAATAAAGTGGAGTAATTAAAATGCCGGGTATGGAAGTTTTAGGAATAAGCGCGGTTGTATTTACAGGGGTAATTATAATCCTTGTGGGCATTCTCACCTTTGCCGAATCCAAGCTTGTTCAAAAAGGTGATGTAAAATTATTAATAAATGGCGATGAAGAGAAAAGCCCAACCGTTCAAGCAGGAACAAATCTTCTCTCTACACTCTCCAATAATGGCATTTTCCTTCCATCTGCATGTGGTGGACAGGGAACATGTGCAATGTGTACCTGTCAGATTTTAGAAGGTGGTGGCGATGTTCTGCCAACTGAAGAATCTCAGCTGAGCCGCGGTGATATTAAAAATCATGTTCGTCTGGCTTGTCAGGTTAAAGTAAAAAATGATTTGAAACTTCACATTGATGAAGAAATATTCAATATC
The genomic region above belongs to Calditrichota bacterium and contains:
- a CDS encoding PAS domain S-box protein codes for the protein MANILIVDDEKSIRDTLSSFLIKDGHQVKVAEDADVASDLLKINNFDVIVTDIILPRIDGLNLLKSIHKDSPFVQVILMTGEPEVQTSIEAVREGAFDYLVKPITKDMIIKAVNNAAKVKAVDDERRRLEKENKKYQERLEKLVEERTKSLRESEERYSNIVAGLLVGVAIHVDNKIVFVNNSLINLLGHNSENSFIGKNILEFVHPDYKAVVASAIKSGLSGKGDSEPFIEGRLIKADGKIIVAEASAIEINYYGKSALMVMINDITASKQAEEKLFENEKRLQNIFESMSEGFSIQDVICDDEGNPVDLRFVEANPAFERQTGLKNSETLGHTLLELFPTSEKYWIERYGKVGITGEPITFEAMFGPLNIYYHVNAFQTRPRQFGVLFTDINERKLHEIELTIAKERAEENEKNLKLGQQIAQLGNWKLFPETNEITGSEELFKIFEMEPGNLTLDSFAKKFHPEDREESLEYIYKAIEYGEFWDVESRLQFKEGRVKWIRAIGEPQLDELKKVIAIVGIVQDITERKKAEIKLAQVLHDHEILLKNDPSFIIYKDTKNNIIKINDTAAKMSNLPKEKIEGKPSAEIYPAMADKYYADDKKIMKSGEPKLGIIEKLPAADGSIKWLLTNKVPVKNDDENVIGIALFSTDITDLKQTQDVLKESEERFTIAMNASRDGLYDWDLISNEIYYSPGWKSILGYEDNELPNDFSVWEKLTRPEDVERAWKMQQDLINKKLGRFEMEFKMMHKKGHWVDILSRAEAVFDGEKAIRIVGTHQDITERKKAEQKITQSETRLSNLMSNLPGMAYTCKYDQDWTMLFVNDASVQLTGYKPVQLINNSEISYNDLIHPDDRIKVRNSIDDSLRIGKHFELEYRITSADGKEKWVWEKGIRSGKFDDGTILLEGVIHDITVRKQGELEIKKLTAALEQSPVSIVITSSDGTTEYVNPKYCELTGYTSEEAIGKMPSILKSGKHTQAFYSELWNTINSGNIWSGQFQNRKKNGELFWEDATIGPILNKEGNITHFVSMKEDITERIILQEQFQQAQKMESVARLAGGVAHDFNNMLAVILGYSEMALSELEPGNKLYNDIKQINSAGQRSADLTTQLLAFSRKQTIAPKLLNLNDCVTGMLKMLGRLIGEDIELSWEPGKDIWPVKMDPSQVDQVLANLCINARDAISGVGRITIKTKNVTFDKEYSILHSFAEAGDYISISVYDNGCGMDKETSAKIFEPFFTTKGVGKGTGLGLATVYGVVKQNEGLINVYSEPGQGTNFNLYFPKYKGGDVGIEEDEGKEIPKGNKEVIILVEDEQTILKMTESMLENLNYTVVAVNSPEEVLELVIKYDIKIDLLLTDVVMPKMNGKELASELTKHQSALKVLFMSGYTSEIITNRGVLDEGVNFISKPFSRSDIAIKIKEVLA
- the recA gene encoding recombinase RecA — its product is MSTNLDKEKAVDVAVTQIERQFGKGSIMKLGDQAKVKVDVISTGSISLDAALGVGGVPVGRITEIYGPESSGKTTLALHCVAEAQKNGGLAAFVDAEHALDPIYAKKLGVDTTNLLVSQPDNGEQALEIVETLVRSGALNIIVIDSVAALVPKAEIEGDMGDSHMGLQARLMSQALRKLTGTVSKSDTAVIFINQIREKIGVMFGNPETTTGGRALKFYTSIRMDIRRIATIKEANEAMGNRTKVKVVKNKLAPPFREAEFDIMYSLGISREGDILDKAVDNRIVDKSGTWFSYKETRLGQGRENVKRFFKENPDIMENILLELKPKLGLGPEVVEEKTEEKKI
- the thpR gene encoding RNA 2',3'-cyclic phosphodiesterase; its protein translation is MRLFLAIDFPDAIKQSLNDNILQLSEIYPDLKWIKKPALHITLKFFGETEATLQRKIESALNTAFLTIDSFDIKTSITGFFPNPSKARVYYLGLNFSSPLVKCFDITENNLSRVGIEKEKRKFSPHITLARIKKTALHLDEQQFLLDHTFSNISIPVQEITLMSSQLSSSGARYTPVQRFSLRCK
- a CDS encoding competence/damage-inducible protein A produces the protein MSEISAELISIGNELLAGYTVNTNVTFISQQLKDIGISVKWITTIADEPDEIFDALQKANQRANIVMTTGGLGQTPDDITKATICTYFDTKLHQSHSVLKDLKKFIHDRNRSEKFLEINRGQALVPVDAQIISNPIGTAPGLILKRDGSWFSFMPGVPREMKAMVTNHFIPFLKTKFDLPKIKTEIMRTTGVPESKLYDILKAEIEAYPQFPVAFLPKQIGVDMRFRLMVTDSGIEKNWHGFIERIRIKAQKYIFTNDERNIEQVMVEMLSSKKLTLAIVESFTGGLIQDWITDVPGSSAIYNGGIVTYSNESKVEFTEVSQETLQKFGAVSEQTALEMVRGIQKRFNSDCAISTTGIAGPDGGSKEKPVGLCFVAARYKEKEFVRQFNFGTERRINKMRGAMTGMEMLRRLLV
- a CDS encoding phosphatidylglycerophosphatase A, with the translated sequence MAHLEKDKKEKNLFAFAIGSVGGIGYFPKAPGTFASAIAALLYFLINPEVYALTIGIIAAFILGIVFSDQVEKHSGKDPGFVVIDEFAGQWITFLLLPESTVIIIISGFILFRFFDILKPLGINRLQEFKSGWGIMLDDVLAGIYANIILQVLIYYGVFR
- the pgsA gene encoding CDP-diacylglycerol--glycerol-3-phosphate 3-phosphatidyltransferase, translating into MIQKIPTLLTLLRIVLTPFFIYYFLQETQNARILATIIYFFASFTDWLDGYIARKINHTTRLGQFLDPIADKILVSSALFIFAYKDYLYLWMVIIIVVRDILITALRMYALHRGKVIITSSFAKTKTFIQMGFVLLMIFYLTFPMLPDITLSYSWTDWIMWPTIIGAIVTVLTAASGIHYIMYNRSHINEIFKRLTKKWHT